CCGCATCCCTTGTCGGTCTACGCATAACGAAATTGTGCCTAGAGTTCTATTTGTGTActatgtatttatatatgtatatgtatatgtatatctgcaCTTACTTTGACTTTTTGTCAATATGTAGTTGTGACCCGCTCATCAGTGTGGTTGTCTGCGCAAGTTCCGCACACCCCATCACATGGATGTCCGCagtcttctgcgcggcgcactCTGATAATTATatttttttctccgcgggGGGTGTATTTTCGGATTCTTGTGTGCGTTCCACGTGAATCTCATCCGCGCACGCCCGTatctgcgctcgcgcgggaGCTTTTTGTTCCTTTGTAGCGCGTCGCTGGAGTttctttcgcttttctcttcttaGGAAAACTGCCAGACAACGATCTCGTTGCGTTGAATCCCTCCATCTCGCGACGGCACGCCGCTCTTGTGGTCCTGAAGGGGGGGGAGTCCTGTTGATCGACCTGAAGAGCAAAGCGAAGACCTTCAAGTAGGCCTCTGTTCTGCGTGCGTGTTGCACTTGTGCGCCTCGCTTGCAGGCGTTTCATCTCGCCATGGCGCCCTCGCGTGCGAGGACTGTCGCGTCTCTCGAAGCCAACTGCTTCTTTGTACACACCTTCTATATGTATGCACATCCGTGTACATAAGCGTACACGGACATATATACGTGTGTACTGCGCTTTTGAGGCAAGTGTGCCCTGTTTCGGGCCTCGCTCCTCCCACactctctctgcatgcgcagcgcaTTTTGCGTCTCGGCGATCGCGTTGCATTTGACGTGCTTGCTCCgctgcgagccgcgagagggagCGTATAGGTTTTTCCTTTTcgatttttttttcaggaaCGGTGTCGCCCTCGAGAACGATCACGTCGGTGTGCAGATCGAGTCGAATGACGTTTTCAGCCTAGGAACGTCGACGCGGCACTATCTCTTGGAGGTGCGACGCGCGCTGCAAAAGGAAACCGAGAGACGCACTTTCGGCCGGAGATAGTAGGACAAGCCTGGAGTTTGAGGGTCTCGCTGCCCGCAATTTTTCAATCTTCactcgctttcgcctctctctttgaTTCTCTTTTGTCAGGTCGACAACGCGGGGATCCTAGAGTacctgcagcgacgcagccgcgagctgcggagggaGTTGGCGATCCTTGAAGACGAAGTGGATCCCGAGCATGCGATGAACAAAAGCTCCAACAGGGTGAGAAGCTGCGACGcatgccgccgcagcgaggcgagagggggggagtTCACAGTCGGGGCATGCAtctccgcggagacgcgcggcgcagagcgtcCTTCAGCACTTGTGCCGAGGCATCGGCGATCCGGACAGGCATGCCTCCACCGGAGCTCCAACCGCATGCACAGAGGCGCCGTTTTTCCGAAATTCTGAAGCCGCGTAGAGCGACAATGAAGCAGAATATGAGAGCGTCGTGGTCTGGGGGCACTGTCTTCCTCGTAGACAAGTTGGACGTTTGATGAGATACGGCCTTCacacgcaggccgcgctcgTTTTTCCTCATGATCTCCGCCCGTAAAGGGTTTTCAGCTTCTTTCAGGGCAGTCCCTCGGTGACCGATTTTTTTTCCAGATtttcgtcggcggcctcgcctaCAACACAAGCCGCCACGACATCTGCGAGCTGTTTGGCCCCGTCGGGCCTATCGTGGACGTGACGGTGCCGCAAGTAGATCGTAGCATCCCTGCGGACTCAGAAGGTGAGGAAAACGGAATTTTGGAATAAAACTTGCCAAATAAGATAAGAAACTTCTTTGCGAAGGTGAACCCGAGAGTGCGCCCGGGGGGTGCGACGCCGTTTCTGCTGCGTAGAATGCATCCGGTATTTCCGGTTTGGCGACGGGCGCCCTTCTCGCAGAGATGCACCCAAATGCACGGAGCGACCAAAAACTCGTTTACGCGGGCCTTCATTGGCATACGCGTGAGTGACTTTTTCAAGTGaatgcatgcgtgcatgcatctcGCTCTAcactcatatatataaatatatatatatatattagaGATGGCGAGTGAGAGGGATATGCCTGTAGGTAGCGTGGTGCGTGTGGTGTAAATGTGTATTTCTTCTGTCTGACACTGTGTTTTTCTTTGCAGAGGCGTTTGCGGTTCGCGGCATCGCCTTCGTGGAGTTCGTGGAAAAGAAGGATGCGCGGACGGCCTTGGAGCTCGCAGGGAAGTATTTGTGCGGGCGACCCATTACGGTAAGAGcgcagaaagcgaaggaAACTGGCACATGCAGCGGCTCAAGGTCGTTCATGTGACAACGCTTCAGCTGAGAAGGCGGGTCGAGCTGGGGCTGTGAAGCCGCGAAGCTCCGACCTCCATCCTGAgcggctgctgtctctcgtcTAGACTCCTCTGAATTTGGGACAGCGATATGTTTCGACGGGTGCCTTCGTGTTCAATGCGGAACGGTTTCGAGTTTTCTTTCTTATGCAGGTCAATTACGCGAATTTAACGAAAGAAGAGCGAGCAGTGCAGAATGCCCTCTTCGCGGTAGGTACACTGCCGTGGATGCGTCTCTTTCCCTCGTcgtggcggcagcgcagactGAGACGACATGCATTTTCTCCTCACGCTGCccgagctgcagagagatTCACGTAGTCGCTCCTCCATCTCGACGGCGTCTCCCGCTACACACACttatgcatacatatacatctctccgtatatatgtataaggAAGGTCATTTGCCTATTTATGTCTTGCTCTCGAAAGATAAACGTGTAGATGGATGGATGAATATGCGTAGTTCGGGTCGCTGATCAAAGAGAGATCTTTGTTTGTGTGTGAAGTAACTTCCGCGCTGTGTGCGTATGTGCACGCCACTGTCGCACGCGCGCTGTCTCATTttggttttttttctttcaggACGAGAAGTCGCTCACGTCGTTTGTGCCGGCAACGGCCAAGACGTTTGAGCACCCTACGCAGAGGTCTCTGCAGACCGGCGTTAACGTAAGCCCCGCGGGCGACTGGATCAAGAAGAAGAGTCGTTGGGACCTGCACGACGACCGGACGGAGAGGAACTACGGCGACGACAAGCGCCATCCGAGTGACTTCGGCATGCGTTCAGAGAAGGAAATTCGgtgccctccgccgccgactgGGAACTTCAGCGGCGGCTTTTCAAGCTCTCCCCCCGGGCGCGACTGGCGCAGCGGAAGGGAGGCGTGGTGCGAggtggaggccgccgagcgcagcgcgcgacacgagagagagagggagagagacgcagagcgcctcgtagaacgcagagaagaccgcggacgcgagtccgacgacgagcgcgaaagggaggaggcgcgcgagcccagagaggcagacagagccGAGCGAGatcggcggagaagagacaaggacgacgcggagaacgACCGTCGAAAGCaacgcgacgaggagacggacGTGCAAGCCAAGgagaagcgacgcagagacgacgacgcgaagagcagcagccggcgcagagaTAAGGAGGCGCACAacgacagcgaggcgggcgaacgggaggccgagaagaagcgcagaactgcgacgaagggcgacgacgaaaagGACGCGCGAAAACACAAAGGCAGCCACCacgacggcgcgagcgagcgacggagagacgACAAGGAGCGCCGGGAGAAGAACgacaaagagaaaaagaaggaaaaacacAAAAAATAAGCACTCCAAAGGCCCCCCCCCTCGGCTCCTTCGCTGACCGATCTtgcgagaggcgctggacTCAAAGCCGCAGGGGAGGCGCAAGGGAACCCACGACGCAGAGGTAGGaacgagagacagaaagcaCGCGAGTGCAGAGGGAGCTCGCGGGTGTTGGCGAACacccgctgccgcagacacAGACTCGATGCCGGTTTTCTGTTCTCTAGGCTTTTCGCAGTTCAGCGGCTGGGCAAAGGGCTCAAAGGCTTCAAtagacggcgccgcgccgcagctttCCACTTGGCAGGCTGCACTTACCttccttcggcggcggcatACGCGTGCGGTGGCCTgtgcagagagcgagaggcgttTGCTGTCGTTGCTCTAGCCTCGAGGAGCGTCGCAGGCAGAGCTCTTTCATGtcttctctgcagagaggcagaaaggcGCGCGTGAGAAGTGTGCCTGCCGGAGTCGTGAAGGGGGCAGGCCGTGAGCGTATTCTGCTCTGAGTGAGAGGTCTGTGCCTCCGTATGCGCGCTCACATATGTGCAGTATCGACACACAAATAGATATCACGTATTTCTAGGTTTGTCTGGCAGTGGAGGACGCCGCCAGTCAGGcgtccgcggacgcgcgcgcagggaaTTTGAGCTgtctagggtttagggctCTCTCTGAACCCAAATCTCATCCCCCatgaagcgcggcgcgcgcacaaGTCTCGCGTGTGTTTGTGTTTTCACGGGTTGCGCGTTGAGTTTCCTAGGCGTCGTCTGGGTTTCCATCTacgcgcgcatgcggttGAGACCTCGTGTGTATGGTCTCAGATTTGAACTCTTGTCGGTTTTTCAAGTTCTTTCCTCGCACCTCGATTATAGACGCCCCGTACACTCCTGTCggtgcgccagcgcgcgcgtcgcgctgtcGGCGTATGCACGgagccgcgcatgcatctaTGCACATGCCGAGATTCTCTCACAGGACCCGCGGACATACGCAGGTACAGCTACGTGCCAAACTGGAGGGCAAATATCCCTCAACCCAGTCACAGAAACGTGTAGAGACTATGCTGGTTCTCCGGACATCCAGATGTTTACATTCTAATTCTACTTGCTTTCGGTGTCGTATCTCCGACACTATCTCTGCTTCTCGATGTCTTCGATTTTTCAATAGCTAGTTGTACAAGTAGGAGAGACGGGTTTTCGCGCACAGGACAGCAGTTTAGGAGGCATTTTGCAGCGACTCACGGGGGCGGCGTGAGGCCGTCGCACACTCTTTTCGCTTGGGAGTGAAGAAGAGCGTCTCCCCAAGGCGAGCAAGTCGCCTGCAACAGAAACGCTGAGAAGGAACGCACTGAATGCTTCCGGCGTGCTACactcgcggcgtgcgccaGGCCTTCTCTCCGATAACACTACCTTAGTATATAATTATTTAcatttatatgtatgtacattttatatattatatatttCTAGGATATAGGCATTGGACTCAGAACTGGGGCACTCTCTATCGGCGACTTGCGGATGCATCCCCCTAAGCAAAAAACGTACTAGGCTgcctatatatgtatatatatatatagatgtgCAGAGCGAAGCAAGAATGCATAGTTCGCGGAGGATTCTCTATGCAGAGAGTGGCGTTTCGTGCGTGTCTTTGAGGCTACACAGAGAGAAACAATTCATCGGACTCGCTGAGAGGTCTGTCGCTTGacaaggcgcgcgaggcgggcgaaggCTGACACACGTACAGAACTCGTAGTGCGTGgctcgcctcagcggcgagcagcgaagAAAGGCACAGATGgcaaaaaaaagacacaaGACTCCTTAAACGATTCTGGAAGACACCCCACAACGTCCGAATCCGGAAGACGCCTCTCTGTCGGGGTGAGAAGCCCCGCAAAGAGATCAAGCAAAACAAAACATGCGAAAAACACGAGATCAATCCCTATGTCTCTTATCATCCTTGCATCGACGGTGACTCgtcgccttttctcttctgagaagagaaaaaactgaCGTGGAGAGATGCCGCGAGAGGCCGTTGCCGTGGAACACCTGTGCTCACGTCTGCCTTGTCTCGCGGGTTCTTCACGCTTACGGAGCGCGTTCGGCGGCTCCAACGcaggccctccgccgctctgTCTCCAGTTTCCTGTTCATTCTTCGGGCGACCGCACTTCATCCCCGGCGAGTAGCCCGCGTTCAAATGCGTTTTACCCCGCTCGCGTCATTCCTTATTCAAATGCGGAGTCTCGCTCTGCTCCCtttcctgcagcgcgcccggcgcagcACGCCGCAGGAAACCACGGAGGCAAAGAGAATCCCGTCGAAAGGAGATGAGAAaaagctcgcgcgcgctgaaAAATAAAACTACGCGCTTGTGAGATTCTTCTAAAATCGGTCGACAGGCATGGCGTTCAACGCCCGGACCAGGCTGAGTTGTCCatcgcgcgacgacgcgaggcagaaacCGGTACGTAGTCGCCGTTCGTCACGCGCTCCTTCTCACGCGGGAGAAAAAGAAATTTTCCTTCCGCCTAATGGTCGGACGCTCCAGATCCCTGCGGAGAAACGCACACAGCGGCGGACAGAGATTTGCGCGGCATGCGAAAAAAAACTGTCAAAGTGCAATGccgtcagcggcggcgctcccgtGAAGCTCCCTTGCGCCCTGCGCCATCAAGTCGCTGGAAAGAAGCAACGAGAAGAGATGTGttgcgccgcagacagcagTGAAAGACAcggagcagaggagacagaaaagaaaagagaatGGAAACATGGCCAAAGTGGCTACCCCGCGCCcagcagaggcagcaaaCGCCCTCGAGCCCGcagtcgcgcctct
This DNA window, taken from Besnoitia besnoiti strain Bb-Ger1 chromosome III, whole genome shotgun sequence, encodes the following:
- a CDS encoding FHA domain-containing protein (encoded by transcript BESB_050620); protein product: MTTPFTPAAGRGGVLGRMADPQGLLTPAHLAAAARCMYTRIDSFTGEYKFLSLDYPCLVFFQGRFFPSARHALLASRYPKAVDELSNVEDIKTLKKVAKEKEEDPDWQRLRLKWLEHIQRDKFRRHADLREKLRNTGGRELVWLNNGDSFFGQIGNRGQNHLGRILMEIRNNINEDTELESWIVICHDIETDEKSLPVLKLCERKEGETQVTEILLKGKSFYRIGKLPDNDLVALNPSISRRHAALAFHLAMAPSRARTVASLEANCFFVHTFYMNGVALENDHVGVQIESNDVFSLGTSTRHYLLEVDNAGILEYLQRRSRELRRELAILEDEVDPEHAMNKSSNRIFVGGLAYNTSRHDICELFGPVGPIVDVTVPQVDRSIPADSEEAFAVRGIAFVEFVEKKDARTALELAGKYLCGRPITVNYANLTKEERAVQNALFADEKSLTSFVPATAKTFEHPTQRSLQTGVNVSPAGDWIKKKSRWDLHDDRTERNYGDDKRHPSDFGMRSEKEIRCPPPPTGNFSGGFSSSPPGRDWRSGREAWCEVEAAERSARHERERERDAERLVERREDRGRESDDEREREEAREPREADRAERDRRRRDKDDAENDRRKQRDEETDVQAKEKRRRDDDAKSSSRRRDKEAHNDSEAGEREAEKKRRTATKGDDEKDARKHKGSHHDGASERRRDDKERREKNDKEKKKEKHKK